The Pseudomonadota bacterium genome has a window encoding:
- the rpsO gene encoding 30S ribosomal protein S15, whose protein sequence is MTLQAEQKREIINKFNIHETDTGSPEVQVALLSARITYLTDHFKTHKKDHHSRRGLLKLVGQRRRLLNYLKGKSIEKYREVIQELGIRK, encoded by the coding sequence GTGACACTTCAAGCAGAACAGAAACGCGAAATAATCAATAAATTCAACATCCATGAGACTGATACCGGTTCTCCCGAGGTCCAGGTTGCGCTGTTAAGTGCGAGAATCACTTATCTCACCGACCATTTCAAGACCCACAAAAAGGATCATCATTCCCGACGTGGTCTTTTGAAGCTTGTTGGCCAGAGAAGGAGATTGCTCAATTACCTGAAGGGCAAAAGTATTGAAAAGTACCGGGAAGTCATTCAGGAGCTTGGAATCAGGAAGTAA
- the pnp gene encoding polyribonucleotide nucleotidyltransferase, translated as MYKKVDVEIGGRTLTVESGRLAKQANAAALVTYGETVVLVTATAAKDARESVDFLPLTVEYQERFYAVGRIPGSFFRREIGRPTEKETLSARFIDRPLRPLFQEGYQNETQVIATVLSMDQENDPDMLAMIGASCALTISDIPFLGPIAGVRVGYIDGQYVLNPVKTQIDKSRLNLIVAGSRNAVVMVEGGADSLSEEQVLEGIFFGHRALQPILDLQEEFRNEIGREKMKVQPPVINEALRQKVRDIANADMRIVITTADKQQRSDLFHHLEKKMLGELGEEFSSSIPEAKSHLYDLKKTMMRDRIVKDKTRIDGRGFDEIRPITNEVACLPRVHGSALFTRGETQALVTVTLGSSGDEQKVESLYGESTKPFMLHYNFPPYCVGEVRFMRGPSRRDIGHGALAERAISAVLPDNGDFPYTIRVVSEIMESNGSSSMASVCGGSLALMDAGVPIKSPVSGVAMGLIKDGDTIVVLSDILGDEDHLGDMDFKVTGTAEGITALQMDIKIEGVSREIMSKALDQARGGRLHILGEMVKAIAAPRKELPAHAPKAFALQINPDKIRDIIGPGGKVIKAMTLEFGVKIDVDDSGKVTIFAPNGETADAAVARIKSLTEEAEIGRIYTGIVQKIVDFGAFVQILPGLDGLVHISELDNKRVEKVTDVLKEGDEVRVKVLDIDQRGKIRLSRKAVLAEQE; from the coding sequence ATGTACAAAAAAGTAGATGTGGAAATTGGCGGCCGGACCCTTACGGTTGAGAGCGGGCGACTTGCAAAACAGGCAAACGCCGCGGCTCTGGTGACCTATGGGGAAACCGTAGTTCTGGTTACCGCAACAGCTGCGAAAGATGCGCGGGAAAGTGTTGATTTTCTGCCTTTGACTGTTGAGTATCAGGAAAGATTTTATGCGGTTGGCCGTATTCCAGGCAGTTTTTTCCGGCGTGAAATCGGCCGTCCAACCGAAAAGGAAACCTTGTCGGCGCGTTTTATTGACCGACCGCTCAGGCCGTTATTCCAGGAAGGCTATCAGAATGAAACGCAAGTGATCGCAACCGTATTATCCATGGATCAGGAAAATGATCCGGATATGCTGGCGATGATCGGTGCTTCCTGTGCCTTGACGATTTCGGATATTCCTTTTTTAGGACCGATTGCCGGAGTAAGAGTCGGGTATATCGATGGCCAATATGTGCTTAATCCCGTCAAGACCCAGATTGATAAATCCCGCCTGAACCTGATTGTTGCCGGTTCCCGCAATGCCGTGGTCATGGTGGAAGGCGGAGCGGACAGTCTTTCTGAAGAACAGGTGCTGGAAGGAATTTTTTTCGGGCATCGGGCACTTCAGCCGATTCTTGATCTGCAGGAAGAGTTCAGAAATGAGATAGGCAGAGAAAAAATGAAGGTTCAGCCGCCGGTGATCAACGAAGCGTTGCGCCAGAAGGTTCGTGACATTGCAAACGCGGATATGCGAATCGTCATCACAACCGCCGATAAACAGCAGCGCAGTGATCTTTTTCATCACCTCGAAAAGAAAATGCTCGGAGAACTCGGCGAAGAATTCTCCTCGAGTATTCCCGAGGCCAAAAGTCATTTGTACGATTTGAAGAAAACCATGATGCGTGATCGTATCGTCAAGGACAAGACCAGGATCGACGGCAGGGGGTTTGATGAAATCCGGCCGATTACCAATGAAGTGGCGTGTTTGCCCAGGGTTCACGGATCAGCTTTATTCACCCGGGGTGAAACTCAGGCCTTGGTAACCGTGACCCTTGGCAGCTCCGGGGACGAGCAGAAGGTAGAATCCCTGTACGGCGAATCAACAAAGCCGTTCATGCTGCACTATAATTTTCCTCCCTACTGTGTCGGCGAAGTCCGGTTCATGCGCGGCCCCAGCCGGCGTGATATCGGCCACGGCGCTCTGGCGGAACGGGCAATCAGCGCGGTGCTGCCGGATAACGGCGATTTTCCCTATACCATCAGAGTTGTTTCCGAGATCATGGAATCCAACGGCTCTTCTTCCATGGCCTCGGTCTGCGGCGGTAGCCTGGCATTAATGGATGCCGGCGTACCCATAAAAAGCCCGGTCTCCGGAGTTGCCATGGGATTGATTAAAGACGGCGACACCATCGTTGTGCTTTCAGACATCCTTGGTGATGAAGATCACCTGGGAGACATGGATTTCAAGGTTACCGGCACCGCGGAGGGGATCACCGCCCTGCAGATGGATATCAAGATTGAAGGGGTGTCCCGGGAAATCATGTCAAAGGCCCTTGACCAGGCCCGCGGCGGCAGGCTTCATATCCTCGGCGAAATGGTCAAGGCCATTGCGGCGCCCCGCAAAGAACTGCCGGCCCATGCCCCCAAAGCCTTTGCCTTACAGATCAATCCTGACAAGATTCGTGATATTATCGGCCCGGGGGGCAAAGTCATCAAGGCTATGACCCTGGAGTTCGGAGTGAAGATCGATGTCGACGATTCCGGCAAGGTGACGATTTTTGCGCCCAACGGTGAAACTGCCGATGCAGCGGTTGCGCGGATTAAATCCCTCACTGAAGAGGCCGAGATTGGTAGAATTTACACCGGCATAGTGCAGAAAATTGTCGATTTCGGGGCTTTTGTGCAGATCCTTCCAGGGCTTGACGGCCTGGTTCATATTTCCGAATTGGATAACAAGAGAGTGGAAAAAGTAACCGATGTTCTCAAGGAAGGCGATGAAGTGAGGGTCAAAGTTCTGGACATTGACCAGCGTGGTAAAATTCGCCTGAGCCGCAAAGCGGTACTTGCGGAACAGGAATAA
- the dut gene encoding dUTP diphosphatase translates to MIEQHSVPVQFCWLNPERDADLNLPVYHSHLAAGMDVAAAVSVPVVLEPGAIKLLPTGFAVAIPAGYEIQVRPRSGLAVKHGISIINAPGTIDADYRGEVKIGLINLGNKPFTVNRNDRIAQLILAPVCRASLEQVDKLDETVRQDGGFGHTGI, encoded by the coding sequence ATGATCGAACAACATTCTGTCCCTGTTCAATTTTGCTGGCTTAATCCGGAGCGTGATGCGGATTTGAACCTGCCGGTTTATCATTCGCATCTGGCTGCGGGTATGGATGTCGCTGCGGCGGTTTCCGTGCCGGTGGTTCTTGAACCCGGCGCGATCAAGCTGCTGCCCACAGGATTTGCCGTAGCCATTCCAGCGGGCTATGAAATCCAGGTACGGCCGAGAAGCGGGCTTGCGGTGAAACACGGGATTTCGATAATCAATGCCCCGGGCACCATTGACGCCGACTATCGCGGTGAAGTGAAGATCGGCCTGATCAATCTCGGGAACAAGCCTTTCACGGTCAACCGCAATGACCGGATCGCTCAACTCATCCTCGCGCCGGTTTGCCGCGCCTCTCTTGAGCAGGTTGACAAGCTTGACGAAACTGTTCGGCAGGACGGAGGGTTCGGGCATACAGGGATATGA
- a CDS encoding insulinase family protein: MYKKSTLKNGVQIVTERLESRSVSVGICVEVGSRDEGAENNGYAHFVEHMMYKGTARRTPLEIGKELDVLGGMSNGYTTREGTCFYATVLADKLPELLDIFSDIILHSIFSPEEVVRERDVVLQEISMVDDTPDDLIHDLFEGALWGDHSLGQTVLGRREVIEKVDSPGIRQFVKEHYTGDRFVIAAAGQVDHDSFVAAVDKAFSLVSQHSKNTLERTAPVLLPSRRNILHKPLEQQHVVVGTYGLQADAEERYALILLNTVFGGNMSSRLFQEIREKRGLAYSVYSFVSSYVDSGHVGIYLGVDPASTESALAVIAREIDKLRTQPVTPEELANAKDYARASMLLASDNMESRMMRLARNESCLHRFVDLEEVTDAITRVSDAEILELAGRLFGKRHLSAAAIGPLDSGALDKILHQMIED; this comes from the coding sequence ATGTATAAGAAATCTACTCTCAAAAATGGTGTCCAAATTGTAACGGAGCGGCTTGAATCCCGCTCCGTTTCTGTTGGTATCTGCGTTGAAGTCGGGTCCCGGGATGAAGGGGCCGAGAATAATGGCTATGCGCATTTTGTCGAGCATATGATGTACAAGGGCACAGCCAGACGAACGCCCCTGGAAATCGGCAAGGAGCTCGACGTTCTGGGCGGCATGTCAAACGGCTATACAACCAGGGAGGGCACCTGCTTTTATGCCACCGTTCTTGCCGACAAACTTCCGGAATTGCTGGATATTTTCTCCGACATTATCCTCCATTCCATCTTCAGCCCGGAAGAAGTTGTTCGCGAGCGAGATGTAGTCCTCCAGGAAATAAGCATGGTGGATGATACGCCCGACGATCTGATCCACGATCTTTTTGAAGGAGCCCTCTGGGGAGATCATTCTCTGGGGCAGACTGTTCTCGGCAGGCGCGAGGTCATTGAGAAAGTTGATTCTCCGGGTATCAGGCAATTTGTAAAAGAACATTATACCGGTGACAGATTTGTCATTGCCGCCGCCGGTCAAGTAGATCATGACTCCTTTGTCGCTGCTGTGGACAAGGCCTTTTCCCTGGTATCTCAACACTCGAAGAATACCCTGGAGCGAACGGCTCCTGTCCTGCTGCCTTCCCGAAGAAATATTCTGCACAAGCCCCTTGAGCAGCAGCATGTGGTAGTCGGCACGTACGGTCTTCAAGCCGATGCCGAGGAGCGCTATGCGCTGATTCTCCTCAATACCGTGTTCGGCGGCAACATGAGTTCCAGGCTGTTCCAGGAAATTCGTGAAAAGCGCGGCCTGGCCTATTCGGTTTATTCCTTTGTCTCCTCATACGTTGACAGCGGTCATGTGGGCATTTATCTTGGAGTGGATCCTGCCAGCACCGAAAGTGCGCTTGCGGTGATCGCCCGGGAGATCGATAAATTACGCACGCAGCCTGTGACTCCGGAAGAACTTGCCAATGCCAAGGATTATGCACGGGCTTCGATGCTGCTGGCATCGGATAATATGGAGAGCAGGATGATGCGCCTGGCCAGAAACGAAAGCTGTTTGCATCGTTTCGTTGATCTTGAAGAAGTGACCGATGCCATCACCCGGGTGAGCGATGCGGAAATTCTTGAGCTTGCCGGTCGGCTGTTCGGCAAAAGGCATTTATCCGCCGCCGCCATCGGCCCCTTGGATTCCGGGGCGCTGGATAAGATTTTACATCAGATGATCGAGGATTGA